Below is a genomic region from Telmatobacter sp. DSM 110680.
AAATTTGACGCGTTCGCACATCTTAACCAGCTCGGCCACGGACCCCGCCTGCATTCCATCCATGACGCGGCGTCGATGAATTTTGACGGTGATCTCGCTAAGGTTCAGCTCGGCGGCAATCTGCTTGTTAAGTAGGCCCGCAGTGACCATGGACATCACTTCCTTCTCGCGATCGGTGAGGGAATTGATACGGGATTTGATTGCGCTGATGATCGATTCTTCTCGCCGACGCGAGCGATCCTGCTCGAACGCCTGCCTGACTGCGTGGAGAAGTTCCTCCTTTTGGAATGGCTTCGTCAAGAATTCAATGGCCCCCGCCTTCATCACCTTGCGCACCATCGGGATGTCTCCATGCGCGGTCATGAAGATTATTGGAAGTCCAATTGACAGACTGTTCAGATGCTCCTGAAGTTCGACCCCGCTGGCTCCTGGAAGCCGGGCATCCAGCAACATGCAGCCTACGCGAGAATCGTTCCAGCTTTCCCAGAAAGCCTCAGCCGAAG
It encodes:
- a CDS encoding response regulator — protein: MSDETVFIVDDDASICEGLSNLLDSVGIRTEQFSSAEAFWESWNDSRVGCMLLDARLPGASGVELQEHLNSLSIGLPIIFMTAHGDIPMVRKVMKAGAIEFLTKPFQKEELLHAVRQAFEQDRSRRREESIISAIKSRINSLTDREKEVMSMVTAGLLNKQIAAELNLSEITVKIHRRRVMDGMQAGSVAELVKMCERVKFPSRTTPA